A stretch of DNA from Micromonospora peucetia:
CGCCGTCGGCGCGACGGGCACGGCGCTCGGCGCGGCCCTGGTCGGCGCCGGGGACGAACGGCGGACGTTCTGCGTCGGCCCCGACTGCTCGTACGTCTTCGGTGGCCGGGCCGCCCTGGTCGCCGTCGTCGTCGCCCTGCTCACCCTCGGCGTGCTCGCGTTGTCCGGCCCGCTGCTGCGGGCGGGGCAGTCACCGACGGGGGAGTACTGCTTCCTGCTCGCCTGCTCGATGACGGGCGGGGTGGTGCTCGGCGCGGCCGGCGACCTGATCACCCTGATCGTGGCGTTGGAGACGCTGACCCTGCCGCTCTACGTCCTCGTCGGGCTGCGCCGGGGCAGCCTGGCCAGCGCCGAGGCGGCCGTCACGTTCTTCGTGGTCAGCGTGGTCGCCACCACGCTGACGCTGCTCGGGGCGGCGCTGCTCTACGCGGCCACCGGCGGGCTGCACCTGGGTCGGATCGGCGCGATCCTCGCCGACCGGCCGGATCTGCTGGACCTGCCGCTCACCACCGCCGCCGTGGCGCTGGTGGTGCTGGGGCTGGCGTTCAAGGTGGCGGCGGTGCCGTTCCACGCCTGGGCGCCGGCCACGTACGACGGAGCGCCGCTGCCGGTGGCGGCGTACCTGTCGACCGCCTCCAAGCTGGGCGGGGTGGTGGCCCTGCTCGCCGTCGTGCAGCACGCGCTGCCGGCCGACGTGACCGGCCCGGTGCTCGCCCTGCTCGCCGTGCTGACGATGACCGTCGGCAACCTGGTGGCGCTGCGCCAGCGGCGTACGGTCCGGCTGCTCGCCTGGTCCTCGGTGGCCCAGGCCGGCTACATCCTCGCCCCGCTCGGTGCGCTGGCGCTGGCCGCCGGACGCACCGCAGACGCCCGCACCGCCGCGTACGCGGCCGCCGTCGCGTACGCCGTCTTCTTCGTGGTGTTGGAGCTGGCGGCCTTCGCGGCCCTGGTGGCGCTGCGCCCGGCGGGCGCGGACGGCGGCACGATCGACGACCTGCGCGGGGCGGCCCGGCGGCACCCGTGGCGAGCGGCGGCGCTCGGGCTGGCGCTGGTCGGGCTCGCCGGCCTGCCGCCGGGCCTGGCCGGTCTCTTCGCCAAGGTGACCGTGGTCCGTTCGCTGCTGGACGGGGGCGCCGGCTGGCTGGCCGTGGTGGTGGCCGTGAACGCGGTGATCGGTCTCGCCTACTACTTGCGCCTCACCGTCACGCTGTGGGCCGCGCCGGCCGACATGTCGACCGGGGGCCTGGCCGAGGGGGCGGGCGGGGACTCCGTGCCGGGCGTCGGGGCCGGCGGCACCGTGGCCGTGGTCCCCGTGCGGGCCCGGACGGTCGGCGTGGTGCTGGCCGTGGCGACGGCGGTGGCGCTGGTGCTGGGCCTCGCCCCGCAGCTCGTGCTCGACGTCGCGGCCCGCTAGGCCGCCGTCCTCACAGCTTCCCGGTGCGCCGCTAGGCCGCCGTCTTCAGGGTTTCCCGGTTTCCGGGGTGACACTCCTAACGGGCACTACGGACATCTCAGGCAACTCTCAGCCATGAGGCGGATGGTTGGCGGGTACCGGGTTGTTGGACCGGTCAGCGGAGCCCGCGTGTATCCGTGCTGCACCGAAGGAGTGATCGTGCACCACAACCGTCTGAAGACCGCCGCGCTGCTCGGCCTGCTCACCTCGCTGATCCTGGCGGTGGGCTACTGGTTCGGCGGCAGTGGCGGCCTGGTCATCGCCGTCGTCATCTCGCTGGTGATGAACGGCGTCACCTATTTCTACTCCGACAAGCTCGCGCTGCGCTCGATGCGGGCGCAACCGGTCAGCGAGGCACAGTTCCCCGAGTTGTACCGGATGGTTCGCGAGCTGGCCACCGAGGCCGGGCAGCCGATGCCTCGTCTCTACGTGAGCCCGACGTCACAGCCCAACGCGTTCGCCACCGGGCGGAACCCGCAGAACGCGGCCGTCTGCGTCACCCAGGGGATCACCGAGATCCTCGACTACCGCGAGTTGCGGGGCGTGATCGGTCACGAGCTGTCGCACGTCTACAACCGGGACATCCTCATCTCCAGCGTGGCGGCCGGTCTGGCCGGCATCATCACCATGCTGGCGAACATCGCCTGGTTCATCCCGCTGGGCGGGGGCGACGACGAGGACCGCCCGAACCCGGCCGTGCTGCTGCTCACCCTCATCCTCGGCCCGATCGCGGCCACCATCATCCAGCTGGCGATCAGCCGTAGCCGGGAGTTCCAGGCGGACGCCTCCGGCGCCAAGCTCACCGGGGACCCGCTGGCCCTGGCCAGTGCCCTGCGGAAGATCCACATGGGTGCCCAGCGCCGGCCGCTGCCGGCCCAGGGACAGCTCACCAGCACCGCCCACCTGATGATCGCCAATCCGTTCAAGGGCGGCGGTGTGGCCGCGCTCTTCTCCACCCACCCCAAGATGGAGGAGCGGGTCGCCCGACTGGAGCGGATGGCCGCGAACAGCGGCCCCGTGCAGTTCCAGCGCTGAGACCCCGACCACGTTCCGCCCGTGCCCGGTCCACCGGGCACGGGCGGAACGCCGTGTGAGCGCGATAACCGTTCCTTCACCCGCCGCACGGCGTTAGGGTCGCAAGGTTCCCCACCCGTTACATCCCTGGAGGTCGACCGTGGCCGGACTGCGCCAGTACCTGGGCGTCTGGCGGATCCCCGGAGCGCCGATGCTGCTGCTCACCGGCATCGTCGGCCGGCTCGGGATCGGCATGACGCCGCTGGCGCTGCTGCTGGTCGTCGAGCAGGTCACCGGCCGTTACTCGCTGGCGGCCGTCGCCGGCGGCATCTACGCCCTCTCCGGCGCCGCGCTCAGCCCCGTGGCCGGCCGGATCGCCGACCGGATCGGCCCCACCCCGGTGCTCGTCGGCACCGCCATCGCCCACCCGTTCGCCCTGCTCGGCCTGCTCTGGTCCGCCCGCTCCGACGCCGGCAGCCTCACGATGATCTTCGTCGCCTCCGGAGTTGCCGGGGCCACCTACCCGCCGCTCACCGCCGCCATCCGGGGCGCCTGGAACGACCTCACCTCCGTGGCGTCCGGCCGGTGGCACCTGCGCAACACCGCTCTCGCCGCCGAGACCACGCTCTTCGAGATCGTCTTCGTGCTCGGTCCACTGCTGGTCGCCGGCTTCATCCTGTTCGCCGACGCCGGGGCCGCCCTGGTCGGTGCGGCCGTGGTGACCCTGTTCGGCACCCTGGCGGTGGCCTTCGGCCGGGTGATGCGCGGCTGGCAGCCGCACCCGACCGGGCACCAGACCCGAGGGCTCGGCCCGCTACGCGTACCCGGCTTCCCGGCGCTGCTGCTCTGCGTGGCCAGCATCGGCATCGCCTTCGGTGCGGCCGGCGTGACCGTGCCCGCCTTCGCGACCGCCTACACCTCCGACGACCCCGACAGCCTCGCCGGCGTGCTGCTGGCCGTCTGGGGCATCGGCAGCGCCGTGGGCGGGTTCTGGTTCGGTGTCCGAAAGCCGGCCCGGAACATGACCCGACAGTTCTCGCTGCTGCTCGGCACGGTGGCCGCCAGCTTCGCCGTCTTCGCGGTGATGCCCACTCCGCTGGCGCTGGGCACCGCCCTGGTGATCGGCGGCGCCACCATCGCGCCCGCGCTCACCCTGGAGAACACCCTGGTCGGCCGGATCTCCCCGACCAGCATGCTGAACGAGGCGTACACCTGGGTGGTGACCATGTCGGTCGGGGCCAGCGCCGCCGGCGGCGCGGTGGCCGGCCTGATCGTCGACCACGGCGGCGGGGTGCCCTGGGCGTTCGTCTTCGCCGGCGCCGCGGTCGCCGTCGGGGCCGGGGTCGCCGCCCTGCCCGCCGGGCCCATCGCCCGCGCGGAGGCCACAGCGGTACGCGCCGAAGAGTTGCTGCCGGCGTGACGTCCCGCTGGCGGGATACCACCCGGTCAGGTTCGTCTTCTTCTCCAACCGGCTGGGCTGCCTGGGCTCCCGGCTGATCAGCGCGATCCTGACGGTGGTCCTACTGCTCGTCTTCTCCCGCTGACCCGTTATCCCGTGCTGGTGTCGGTGTCGGTGTCGGTGTCGGACCGGCCCGGCGGCAGTCGCAGCGCTTCCGGTTGCCGCAGGTGCGCTTGCGGACGACGCGGACGTGGACCGGTCCGAAGGATGGGGCGGTGAAGGTGGCGAACACGGCTGGATGTGAGGCGACGGTTTCGGGGACGCCCTTGCCGCCGACGAGGCCGGCACGCGGGAGCTGGTAGGCGTCGCGTTGGTAGGTGTGGGCGCAGGACGGGCAGACTGTGGCCGCAGGCGGTGTAGACGGCGGCGTCGGGCATGGCGTCGGTATACCGCTGATCGAGAACCCGGCCGGTGTTCTGCTCGACGGTGAGGAGTTGGCCGGCGAGGGGCGGACGGGGCGGGTGCAGCCGGCGGCGGCTCGGACGTGTTCCAGCCAGCCGAAGTAGTCCGGCCGGGTGGCGCGGGTGAAGGCGGGCCGCCGGTTCAGGTCACCAGCCCGGCGATGGCGCCCCCTGCCGGCGGGCGGCCTCGACTAGCCGCACCAGGTACGCCGCCGCCGTCTTTACCTGTCTGGTGTCGCCGGGCAGGATCAGGCTGCCCACGTGGGCACCCCAACCGGGCGAGACGTTGTACTTTGTGCCGTTGATGGTCAGCGCGACGGCTTGGCCCCTCGTGAAGCGGACCGGCGCAACCGTGATGGCGGCCAGCGGCGCGTGGTCAATCAGTTGCCGGTTGCTTCCCAGCAGGCGGAGCACGCCTTGCTCGACAACCACGTAACCGTGTTGGGCCAACGGGAGCAGCCCTCGCCCGATTTGCACCTGATCGAAGACGATGGGTTCGTTCGTCGTCACCGTACTGCGCCCCCTCGGAATGCCATGCCCATGACACCGGCAATACTTGCGATCTTGCCTCATCTTCACAACGGTGCCACCCGACACAGGCGTCGCCACCAGCGCGAAGCATCTGGTGAGACGCGAGTGTCAAGCATCTTCCGTGACAGGACACCGCCGGCTGCCGGCAATGTCGGGCTTCACTTGATGGATTACGGATCGGTGTCAGATGCTGGGTGGACACGTCCGGCTAGACGATCTTCGGTTCAGTTGGTGATGGGCGTGGTAACCCACCAGCCGGGTCTCTCCTCGTGCCAGGTCAGTTGGCCTGTGTAGTTCCAGTGCCTGCGGAGGTGGTCGAGGAGGTCTTGTTGGGCGGTCTCGATGGGTGCGTCTGGTGGTGTGTCGGGTAGGTCGCCGCATCCGATGGCTTCTGGTGTTTCCCAGACCGAGATCCGCCACCGTTCGGGCGTCCGATGGAGCAGGACCTGTTGGACGACCCTGTTCATGACGGAACCCCTGTCTGTTGCCTGTCGCGGCGGTTCGGGTTTGCGGACTTTGAATCTAGCGACGCTCTTGGTGGTGGTGTGGGGCACCTCCATCAGTTCCTGGTCGTCGTCCTGGATGCAGAAGGTGGTGTCGGCGGCTTCGACGGTCAGCGTCGCTCCGGCGTAGCGAATGCCGGCGGCTTGGGAGCCGCGCAGAGCTAGGAAGTCCGCGAACCTGACTGGTGCGGCGACAGTTCGCTGGGGTGTTGACGGCGTTGGTGGGACAGGTCGGTGTGGTGGTGGGCGCCGGGGTGGCATTCCGGATCGGTGTGGACAGTGGCGCTGGTGAGTCGGGGTACGGCGTGGGTGAGTTGGTGTTCGGCGTCAGCGGCGATCTCGTGGGCGGCGACGAGGCTGAGGTGGGTGTCCACGACGAGTTCGGCTTCGGCGTGGAGGCGGTGGCCGATCCAGCGGAGCCGGACCGTGGTGACGTCGCGGACCCCATCGACGGCGCGCAGCGTGGTTTCGGCTTGGTCAACAAGGGCGGGGTCGATGGCGTCCATGAGTCGGCGGTAGACCTCGCGGGCGGCGTCCTTGAGGACGAACGTGATGGCGGCGGCGATGGCCAGGCCAACGACCGGGTCGGCCCAGCGCCAGCCGAGGGCGGCCCCGGTGGCGGCGAGAAGTACGGCGAGGGAGGTATAGCCGTCGGTGCGAGCGTGCAGACCGTCGGCGACCAGGGCGGCGGAGCCGATGCGTCGGCCGACGCGGATGCGGTAGCGGGCGACCAGCTCGTTGCCGATGAAGCCGACGAGGCCGGCGGCGGCCACCCAGGGTAGGTGGGTCACCTCGGCCGGGTGCAGCAGTCGGGCGACAGCGGTCCAGGCGGCGGCGACGGCGGACGCGGCGATGACGGCGACGATGATGATGCCGGCGATGTCTTCGGCGCGGCCGTAGCCGTAGGTGTAGGCGCGCGTAGCGGCACGGCGGCCGAGTATGAAGGCGATTGCCAGAGGTACGGCGGTGAGGGCGTCGGCGACGTTGTGCAGGGTGTCGCCGAGCAGGGCGACTGAGCCGGACAGCACGACGATGACGGCTTGGGCGACGGCGGTGATCCCTAGGCCGACGAGTGAGATCCACAGGGCGCGTAGGCCCTCACGGGAGGACTCCAACGCCGGGTCGATCTTCGCGCGGGAGTCGTGCGAGTGGGGGACGAGCGCGTGGGTCAGTCGATGCCACGAGGCGGCGAGCCGGCCCCCGTGGTGATGCCCGTGATCGTGCGGGTGGTCGTGGTCGTGGTCGTGCCCGCTCGGATGGTCGTCACCGTGACCGTGACCGTGACCGTTCACCGCGTCTCCCAACGTCGCTTATGGCATCGCGGACCGGTATCCCCGAAGGCGGCGATAATATGTGCTCATGTATGCACGCGACAATGGTGCAGGTGCCGGTAACCTGCAACAACGCCTACCTGTCGACAGCCACGTTGAGGCAGCAACCGAGATGTTGCGGATGCTCGCGGACGGCACGCGGCTGCGGTTGATGTGGCTGCTGGTCGACGGGGAGCATGACGTGACGGCGCTGGTGGCGGCGCTGGGAGTGGCGCGGCCGGCGGTGTCACAGCACCTGGGCAAGCTGCGGCTCGCAGGGCTTGTCGCGGTGCGGCGCGACGGCCGACGCGCGTTGTACAGCGCCCGGGGAGGTCACGTGCGTCGGCTGGTGACTGAGGTTATGCATGCCGCGTCACACCGCGTGGCGGGCATCCCCGAACACGACTGACCGCCCGGAGAAGCAGGGCATTACTCGACAAGGCTTGGAGCGGGGGTCGGCGAACCACTCGCGGGTGAACTGGCGGACCGTGTCGACATTGACCGTGTCGCACGCAACTGTGCGGTAGGCGTGCACAGCCTTGACCGTTTCGGTCTGATCCGTGGCGGAGCCACCTGTGACCCGGGCGACCGCCGTGCCTGGTCGTCCAGACGGAGCGCAGAACTCACAGGCCACTGGTGACGACGTCTGCCCAGGTGAGAAGGCGTGGCCGGCCCGATGACCAGGCCGGCCGGGCCTGCCTACCTGTAGTTGGTGAACTGGAGGGCGACGCCGAAGTCCTCGCCCTTGAGCAGCGCGATGACGGCCTGGAGGTCGTCCCTCTTCTTGCCGGTGACCCGAAGCTGGTCGCCCTGGATCTGCGCCTGTACGCCCTTCGGGCCCTCGTCGCGGATCTTTTTGCTGATCGCCTTGGCCTTGTCCGAGTCGATGCCCTGGATCACCTTGCAGTCGACCTTGAAGATCTTGCCGGACGAACGCGGGTCGCCCGCGTCCAGCGACTTCAGCGAGATGTTCCGCTTGACCACCTTCTCCTTGAAGACATCCAGCGCCGCCCGCACCCGCTCCTCGGTCTCCGCCTGGAGGCTGATCGCCTCCTCGCCCGACCAGGAGATCTCGGCGCCGGTGCCCCGGAAGTCGAACCGCGTCGCGAGCTCCTTCTCCGTCTGGCGGAGAGCGTTGTCGACCTCCTGACGGTCGACCTTGCTCACGATGTCGAACGACGGGTTCGCTGCCATGCTCATGCTCCTGCTGTCCGGCGGTCTGTGGTCCTTCGTCCCCCGCTGACCAGCGGTACGACCCACTGACGGTACCCGCTTGCGCCGATGCGGGGGTGAGCCGCTATCCTTGCTTCCGCTGCCGCGTCACGACGCGGTGGGGTGCCCTGGCGGGTTGCCCGAGCGGCCAATGGGAGCGGACTGTAAATCCGTCGCGAAAGCTACAGAGGTTCGAATCCTCTACCCGCCACCAGGCAATGGCAAGGCCTCTGAACTGCGAAAACGCGGATCAGAGGCCTTCGTCGTCTCCGTCTGTTACTGACCCTCGTTGCCCCTGGTCGACTGGCTGATCGGGCACGCAGCGGGCACGAACGGGCGCTGACCGAATCGCAAGTCGCCTCGCCGCTCGTCCGCCGTCCCTACGACCTGCGGCATGCGGCGGCCTCGCTCTGGCTGAATGCCGGCGTCCCGCCGACCGAGGTTGCCCGGCGCCTGGGCCACGGCGTCGCCGTCCTGCTCCGCGTCTACGCCAACTGCATCGACGGGGAGACGACACCATGAACGACAAGATCGGCGACGCCCTCGGATGAGCGTCCATGGTTCAGCCGTTCTCGGGGGTGGTGCCGCCGATCAAGCGTCGAGCCTCAGCGATCACCTCCGCGTCGACCTCCTCAGCCGCCGCGGTTGGGTACTCCTGCCCGTCGTCGACGACGGCCTCGACGTATTCGTAGGTGTTGTCGAGACCGATGAGTTCCCCCGCCAGGGGAGTTCCATCCCAGGTGATGAACCTGGATGCCCAGGACGTGAGGTCCCGGGGTGTGATGGTCTGTGCGAGCAGTTGGCGGGCCATGATCTGGACGGCTTCCTCTTCACCTCCTTGGCTTCCCTCCCGGTAGTAGGTCAGGGAGAGTTCTACGAGTCCGCCTTCGAGCCAACGGCGCAACTCGTCACTCTCGCTGCCTCGGGCCGGCGAGACGCCTGCCAGGATCCGAAGGGTTGGGCTGTCTACGCCTGCAACGAGGCAGTCACAGGCTGCCGCGATCACGTCGGCCGCCGTATTCGATCCGACGCTCCAGAGGATGGCGGCGTCCTGGAGGCGGGTGAGGGCATCCTCGCTGTGCATCGGTACATGGTCCGCTGCCAAAGCCGGCGTTGTCGCCGAGATATCCGCCGCCGGGTGGATGTGTCCAGCGTCCCGCCGACCGAGGGCGCCCGACGCCTCGGCCACGGCGTCGCCGTCCTGCTCCGCATCTACGCCAACTGCATCAACGGGGGAGACGACACTATGAACGACAAGATCGGCGAGGCGTTCGCTTGAGTCGACTGATACTGGGAAACATGGATCATGATGAGGCTCGGGAACTGGCTACGGCTGAGTTCATCAGCCGGATGGGCGCAGGCAAGCCCCGAGGTAGGTTCCGAATCGACGACTGGCAGATCTCCGAGCCGTACGAAGATGAGGTGTGGGGGCTCAACGGAGGCCAGCGCTGCCTCATCATCGACTTCGTTCCACAGGGTGAGGTGGAGGCTCGGGGTCACTTCAAGCTCAGCATGGCGGTTGATCCGGACACTGGCGTAGTCGACATGCTCCGATAGCAGGAGCCGTCGGGCAGCGCGACAAGATCGGCGACGCGCGCGATTGACGCTTGTCTCACTTCCTTCTGATTGCCGATCGGCGCACTCTGGCCCTCGTGAACATCTTCACTGCCCTGGTTGCTGTGGGCATCCACCTGTGGCTTCCGATTTCGATCATGGCCGCCGTGATCGCAGTGACGGTACTGCTGGCTTGGGCTGCTGTTTCTCCGCCCGAGGGCACACCGTTGGAGTGGCTACGCGTAGCGAGACGGACGGTCCGAAGGCGGGAGAAACGCCCGGCGCTCCAACGGCTGCGAAATGGTGCCGCCCAGTCGCCCGTCGACCCGGTGCCGGGAGCGCCCTTCAGCGATGCCCGCGACGTGTGGCCGAGGCCGCCCGACCACTGAGGAACCGCGGATGCGTGGGCGTGGGCAGATGGCGGGCGGCCCGTCGGTCGAGTCGGTCGGGTCGGGAAAAACCGCATCGCCCTGGCTGCCCGGCTGAGATGAAGCTGCCTACTTCGCCGCCTGCATCGGCTGGCCGGTCAAGATGCTGTAGCCGACAGCAATCAAGATCATGACGCCGAGCACTGCGAAAGCTGCGCCAATCACCCGTTCCAGCAGGATGAAGCGCGCTAGACGCTCCTCGTGCGGGACGTCTGGTAGCCAGCGCCATGGCGGAACTCGTCCCAGCACGCTCGCGGTGGCCATCGACCGTCGCACGTGCCACTCCGTCACGCCGCGATAGTTGGTGGCCAGGGCGACGCCTATGAGGCTCACAACAGGGCCGATGATGAACGCCGCCAGGACACGCCATGTCTCCATCAGACCCCCTTCGGCGCGTTCACCGGATCGTAGTCGGAGCTCTCCCCAGGCGGCTGTCCCGAGCAGTGCATGCGCAACCCTGCCGACGACCTCGTCGGGTTCGAGAGCTGGCGTGCGGAGGTGTGGGGCTCACCGCCGCCAGGTCCCTGGTGACGAGCCTGCCCTCGGCACGAGCCGCGTCACGGGGCACCTCGACCTCGGCGTGTCGCCGTGGGGACGAACGCGGTCGCTGGCGCGAACTCGTGCAAGAGCTTTGTCGGTCCCTCGTCAGAGCGCTGGCGTGCTGGCGCAGAACGAGTATGGTGGTCGATGTTCGGTCGAGCCGCATCCTCGGCGCGAGGAGACCGCTTTCCGACCTTCCCCGAATTGCGAGGAAGGTCGCATTCCGCAATGTGCGAAGTGCATGGTGGCCGCTCAGCCCCGTGATCAGGCGTCGGACGGGGGATCCCTGGGCCGAACGGCGGAACGTCACCGACGCTCGGCCCGGCGGTACACGCACCGCTTTTCTGGGTACCTGCTCTGTGGCACGATCGTGGAACCTCCACCATCCCCGTGACACTTCCCCCGCAGGAGCAAACATGTCTCGTCGAAAGCTCGGCCGGCTGCTTGGATCGCTTTTCGCGCTCGCCGCTCTCGCGAGCGGCGTCCTGGTCGGCGACCTCCAGGGTCTCGGTGACCTCCAGACCGCCGACGTCATCTGGAACATGCCCGCGCCTCGCTGAGCAACCACCGCTCGATGATGTGAACCGGCGGGCCGGTAAGGGGGCACGGGATGGCGGGTCGTGGCCCCACCGGCCCCCGCTCGACTGAGTACGCGTGGCTGATCACCGGGCCGTTGGCCCTGATCGCCGTCGTCTGCGCGACGGTGGTCGGCCTGGTCGCGCCGCAGCCGTTCGGCGAATGGTCGCTCGCGCTGCCGCTTCTCGTGGCCATGGTGGGTGCCGGGCTGCCGGTGCTGAACTTCACCGTCCGGCGGCAGTCCCTCGGCGTGACTCTGACCGAGATACCGCTGATCCTCGCGTTCTATCTCGTCGAACCGCTCACCGTCGTCGTGATCTACACGGTCGCGTCGGCCGTGACCCATCTCAGGCACCGGTTCGGCGCGACGAAGTTCTGGTTCAACGTGGGCCGGGCGGCCGCGGGCTCGTCCCTGGCCGTCCTCGTGCTTCAGGCGCTACCGCCAGTCCATGGTGTCGGGCCGGCCACCTGGCTCAAGCTGTTCCTAGCGGCCAGCATGGTGAACCTGCTGAGCATCGCCTCGGTCGCCGGTGTGCACACGTTGTTGCAGGGCTGGCAGGCGGGACGGGGCGCGCTTCGGCAGTCGATGTCCGCGCTCCTGGCGGCGATGATCAACATCGTCATCGGCATGATCGTGCTCATTCTGATCGCGACCACCTGGTGGTCCCTGCTGCTGCTGGGCGCGCTCCTCGCCGCGCTGGCCCTCGTCTACCGGGCGTACGCGCAGTTCTTCCGGCAGCACCGCACCCTCACCGACATGTACGAGCTGAGCCGCGCGGTGAGCGAGAGCGGCGAGTACGGCACGCTGCCCGACGCCCTCCTGGGCCGTGTGCGGGCGCTCATGCAGGCGGAGTACGCCACGCTCTGGCTGCCGGCCCAGGGCAGGCACCCCGAGGTACTGCTGACCGCGCGCAATGACGCCCCCGGTCTGCTCGACTTCGCCAAGACCCCGGCTGTCCTGCGGGAACGGGCCCGGGACGAGGGCCGTACCGTTGCCGTCGGACGTGGACTGACGACCGACGGTGACCTGCGCGCCCCGCTCTCGTCGCACCGGGTCAAGGACGTGATCGTCCTCCCGTTGCGGTCCGGCCAGGCGGTCATCGGGACGCTGGAGGTGGCCAACCGGCTGGGGGACAGCAACCACTTCGTCCGTACCGACGTGCCTCTTCTGGAGACGGTGGCGGCGCACGCGGCGGTGGCCCTGGAGAATTCGCGGCTGGTGGACCGGCTCCGGCACGACGCCAGCCACGACACGCTGACCAGGCTGCCCAACCGGCGGCGGATCACCGGCGCGCTGGAGGAGGCCGTCAAGATCCGGGCACCCGGCGAGGTGGTGGCCCTGCTGCTGTTCGACGTCGACCGGCTGCGCCAGGTCAACGAGTCGCTCGGGCACGCCGCCGGCGACAAGGTCCTGGTCGAGGTGGCCGACCGACTGCGCTCCTGTGCGCCCTCGTCGGCCCTGGTCGGCCGGGCCGGCGGGGACGAGTTCCTGGTGACGCTGCGACTGGAGAGCACCGAGGCGGCGATGGACCTGGCCGCGCAGCTGCGCGAGCAGATCCGCGACGAGATGGTCTTCGACGCGCTCACCCTCGACGTGGACACGGCGGTCGGTGTCGCCGTACACCCGGACCACGGCAGCGACGCCGCCTCCCTGCTGCAGCGGGTGGACCTGGCGGCGACGGCGGCCAAGTCCGTGCCGGGGAGCGTGCAACTGTTCAGTCCGACGCTGGAGTCCCGGTCGCTGCGGCGGCTAGGCCTCGCCGGCGACCTGCGGCGCGCGCTGGACAACGGTGAGCTGGAGGTCTACTTCCAGCCCAAGGTCACGCTGCGGGACCGCCGGCTGGTCGGCGTGGAGTGCCTGGCCCGCTGGGAGCACCCGGCGCACGGCACGGTCGCCCCGGAGGACTTCGTGGCGGTGGCCGAGCACACCGGCCAGCTCGGCCGGTTCACCGAGTTCGTGCTCCGCGAGGGGCTGCGGCGCAGCCGGGACTGGACGCACGCCGGCCAGCCGCTCGCCGTCGCGGTCAACCTCTCCGCCCGTACGCTCACCGACCAGCACTTCCCGGCCCACGTCAAGGAGCTGCTCGACGAGTACGGCGTACCGCCGCAGCGGCTCACGCTGGAGATCAAGGAGGCCGGCGTGCTGGACGGCACCGACCGGCCCATTCCGACCCTGCGGCGGCTGGGTGACCTCGGCGTACGGCTGTCGGTGGACGACTTCGGCACCGGCGACTCGTCCCTGGCCCAGCTGCGCCGGCTGCCGGTGCACGAGGTGAAGGTCGACCGCTCCTTCGTGCAGGGGATGGCGACGGACCCGGGCGACCTGGCGATCGTCAACGCGGTGGTGACGCTCTCCCAGCAGTTCGGCCTGGCTGTGGTCGCCGAGGGCGTGGAGAGCGAGCTGACCCTGGAGCTGCTCCAGGACATCGGCTGCGAGATCGGTCAGGGCTTCCTGTTCAGCCGGCCGTTGCCGTACGAGCGGCTGGAGGCGTGGTTCGGCGCCCAGGTGGATCCGGAGACGATTTCGCCGGGGCAGCTGCCTCGGCTGCGGGTCGTGCCCTGATCTGCGGAAAGGTGCCTGTGGGGGATCCGATTTCA
This window harbors:
- a CDS encoding putative bifunctional diguanylate cyclase/phosphodiesterase gives rise to the protein MAGRGPTGPRSTEYAWLITGPLALIAVVCATVVGLVAPQPFGEWSLALPLLVAMVGAGLPVLNFTVRRQSLGVTLTEIPLILAFYLVEPLTVVVIYTVASAVTHLRHRFGATKFWFNVGRAAAGSSLAVLVLQALPPVHGVGPATWLKLFLAASMVNLLSIASVAGVHTLLQGWQAGRGALRQSMSALLAAMINIVIGMIVLILIATTWWSLLLLGALLAALALVYRAYAQFFRQHRTLTDMYELSRAVSESGEYGTLPDALLGRVRALMQAEYATLWLPAQGRHPEVLLTARNDAPGLLDFAKTPAVLRERARDEGRTVAVGRGLTTDGDLRAPLSSHRVKDVIVLPLRSGQAVIGTLEVANRLGDSNHFVRTDVPLLETVAAHAAVALENSRLVDRLRHDASHDTLTRLPNRRRITGALEEAVKIRAPGEVVALLLFDVDRLRQVNESLGHAAGDKVLVEVADRLRSCAPSSALVGRAGGDEFLVTLRLESTEAAMDLAAQLREQIRDEMVFDALTLDVDTAVGVAVHPDHGSDAASLLQRVDLAATAAKSVPGSVQLFSPTLESRSLRRLGLAGDLRRALDNGELEVYFQPKVTLRDRRLVGVECLARWEHPAHGTVAPEDFVAVAEHTGQLGRFTEFVLREGLRRSRDWTHAGQPLAVAVNLSARTLTDQHFPAHVKELLDEYGVPPQRLTLEIKEAGVLDGTDRPIPTLRRLGDLGVRLSVDDFGTGDSSLAQLRRLPVHEVKVDRSFVQGMATDPGDLAIVNAVVTLSQQFGLAVVAEGVESELTLELLQDIGCEIGQGFLFSRPLPYERLEAWFGAQVDPETISPGQLPRLRVVP